One Acropora palmata chromosome 2, jaAcrPala1.3, whole genome shotgun sequence genomic window carries:
- the LOC141873184 gene encoding uncharacterized protein LOC141873184 has translation MAAFVTANRWATGVETHQTSYGRILCTGIGCVGCFPDLFSSEAKELGVCDVELREGILGLRSFLDEKRNFSKKDSKKAKTRKKAQRRTIFTKRDDVERDTTKHGDKDATMGMDSVEEKWQQSKEFSNSTAASQTKQFDSDIQIRHTEPLPVENINEEEKLVPDEESKFINKEDKNQDHQRHSMSNDNRVFVVDDECVNERHRNSQIMCDQQLAGSRFEKVHDEIYVVNRKDMALSSLNNYSSAICDDIFLEESELSFGEDAVCFFFALEYFNSQRILPHFRVMEIVEALSEVVDLKDIKCVQRISHRWHIVLKSRKYIPILRNSGLKLRGRAYKLVDDFAGYFEVVQ, from the coding sequence ATGGCTGCCTTTGTAACGGCGAATCGCTGGGCAACGGGAGTTGAAACGCACCAAACTTCGTATGGAAGAATATTATGTACAGGAATCGGCTGTGTTGGGTGTTTCCCTGACTTGTTTTCTTCAGAAGCTAAGGAGCTTGGGGTTTGCGATGTCGAGCTAAGGGAAGGGATCTTGGGCCTCCGATCATTCTTGGACGAAAAGAGAAACTTTTCAAAGAAGGATTCAAAGAAGgcgaaaacaaggaaaaaggCACAAAGACGAACAATTTTCACTAAAAGGGATGATGTGGAAAGAGATACTACAAAACATGGCGATAAAGATGCCACGATGGGAATGGACTCAGTtgaagaaaaatggcaacaatcGAAAGAATTTTCGAATTCTACAGCTGCTtctcaaacaaaacagtttgaTTCTGATATACAGATAAGGCATACAGAGCCCTTACCTGTAGAAAACATAAACGAAGAAGAAAAGCTTGTTCCCGATGAAGAAAGCAAATTTATCaacaaagaagataaaaatcaAGATCATCAAAGACACAGTATGAGTAATGATAATCGAGTGTTTGTCGTAGACGACGAATGTGTTAACGAAAGACACAGAAATTCGCAGATTATGTGTGACCAACAATTAGCTGGCTCAAGGTTCGAAAAAGTCCACGACGAAATTTATGTTGTAAATAGAAAAGACATGGCCTTGAGTTCACTCAATAATTACAGTAGTGCGATTTGCGATGACATCTTTCTTGAGGAATCGGAGCTCTCGTTCGGTGAAGATgcagtttgtttctttttcgcGTTGGAGTATTTCAACAGTCAGAGAATTTTGCCGCATTTTCGGGTGATGGAAATTGTTGAGGCGCTCAGCGAGGTCGTTGATCTTAAAGACATTAAGTGCGTGCAACGAATTTCGCATCGATGGCATATCGTTCTAAAAAGCCGGAAGTATATTCCCATCTTGAGAAACTCTGGGCTCAAGTTGAGAGGACGGGCGTATAAACTTGTAGATGATTTTGCTGGTTACTTTGAGGTGGTTCAATGA
- the LOC141873182 gene encoding F-box/WD repeat-containing protein 1A-like — protein sequence MEDEMIDYGFEEDSVMVIDGDDDEKESEKESEKESERSRKLYIEQSQACVKHFEKWSETQQVEFVEFLLSKMCHYQHGYINSYLKPMLQRDFITALPAKGLDHIAENILSFLDAKSLCAAETVCKEWYRVICDGMLWKKLIERRVRTDPLWRGLSERKGWAQYLFKAQVPDPPSNDFFRKLYPQIKENLEAIDTNWRCGGHLLHRIFCRSENSKGVYCLQYDDHKIVSGLRDNTIKIWDKNTLECVKVLTGHTGSVLCLQYDENVTVTGSSDSTVRVWNVHTGEMLNTLFHHCEAVLHLRFQDGMMVTCSKDRSIAVWDMVSPTDINLRRVLVGHRAAVNVVDFDDKYIVSASGDRTIKVWSTSTCEFVRTLNGHKRGIACLQYRDRLVVSGSSDNTIRLWDIECGACLRILEGHEELVRCIRFDNKRIVSGAYDGKIKVWDLQAALDPRAPSGALCIRTLVEHQGRVFRLQFDDFQIVSSSHDDTILIWDFLNFPPEKNNKRASAAAP from the exons ATGGAGGACGAAATGATCGATTATGGATTCGAAGAGGATAGC GTTATGGTTATCGATGGAGATGACGATGAGAAGGAAAGTGAGAAAGAAAGCGAGAAAGAAAGCGAGAGGAGCCGAAAACTTTACATCGAGCAAAGTCAGGCTTGCGTTAAACATTTTGAGAAGTGGTCAGAAACCCAGCAAGTTGAATTCGTCgaatttcttctttcaaaaatgTGTCATTATCAACACGGCTACATCAATTCCTATCTCAAGCCTATGTTACAACGAGATTTCATAACTGCTCTTCCCG cCAAAGGATTGGACCACATTGCAGAAAACATCTTGTCTTTTCTGGATGCAAAGTCTCTGTGCGCAGCGGAGACAGTTTGCAAAGAATGGTACAGAGTAATTTGCGATGGTATGTTATGGAAAAAGCTTATTGAAAGAAGAGTACGAACAGATCCATTGTGGAGGGGATTGTCAGAAAGGAAGGGATG GGCACAGTATTTATTCAAGGCTCAAGTTCCTGATCCTCCAAGCAATGACTTTTTTAGGAAACTCTATCCCCAAATCAAGGAAAACCTAGAG GCAATTGACACAAATTGGCGATGTGGTGGCCATCTGCTTCACCGCATCTTCTGTCGCAGTGAAAATAGCAAAGGTGTCTACTGTCTGCAATATGATGACCATAAAATAGTTAGTGGTCTTAGAGATAACACAATTAAG ATATGGGACAAAAACACTTTAGAATGTGTCAAAGTATTAACTGGTCACACTGGCTCAGTGCTTTGTCTTCAATATGATGAGAATGTTACTGTCACTGGCTCTAGTGATTCCACTGTTAG GGTATGGAATGTTCACACTGGTGAAATGTTGAACACTTTATTCCATCATTGTGAAGCTGTTCTTCATTTGAGATTTCAGGATGGAATGATGGTAACATGTTCAAAG GATCGGTCAATAGCTGTGTGGGACATGGTATCTCCAACAGACATCAATCTGAGGAGAGTGCTGGTCGGTCACAGAGCTGCTGTCAATGTAGTGGACTTTGATGACAAGTACATTGTGTCAGCATCAGGGGACAGAACAATCAAA gttTGGAGCACATCAACTTGTGAATTTGTCAGAACCCTGAATGGACACAAGCGTGGAATTGCATGTCTACAGTATAGGGATCGTTTGGTTGTTAGTGGTTCTTCAGATAATACCATAAG attATGGGACATTGAATGTGGTGCTTGTCTAAGAATCCTTGAGGGCCATGAAGAATTAGTCAG ATGTATTCGCTTTGACAACAAGCGGATTGTTAGTGGAGCTTACGATGG GAAAATCAAAGTTTGGGATCTACAAGCGGCATTAGATCCAAGAGCCCCATCTGGGGCATTGTGTATCAGAACACTTGTG GAACATCAAGGCAGAGTTTTTAGGCTCCAATTTGATGACTTCCAGATTGTGAGCAGCTCACATGATGACACTATTCTTATATGGGATTTCCTCAATTTTCCCCctgagaaaaataacaagagGGCAAGTGCTGCAGCACCCTAA
- the LOC141869769 gene encoding uncharacterized protein LOC141869769 isoform X2 — MAVGDSVDDAVEQLINTASALGNTTIDLSKKSLTQIPHKVLDLRQLEFLYLEGNLISSLPEDLFDCLPNLRWLDLRNNHISEIPQIIGTHRNLRNLLLEGNNIESLPLELGLLKSLSGLNLSGNPLEYPPQFIVERGTQEILKFLREQYLLQMHAREGPLLEAHDPGSSSSEELLIGPQCDSEGLWERDREEQVENEQSARAVRFKLPPIFQAASQRSKNRTVEDSEGSLRGQKARTFEHEKSPRSFVHVDVERERKSATKATSHSSGTKEGIIYSKPLRYNYQQEEGLEDSKDLKLDEELHVVEATNDEKRKAKGEKTRRKRRTKSKSPQKNLGTVENSGSNDSTEAVSKLHQLDINKASAKECVTLSEGDMVAIRVPEKLYIKGQPCLGKITTLADQQGLITVHYYTGTYEGRWRPMLSRTSPYLRKVATADVLCKFTLGSDGRMSPFTQRKLRTIVDDGRNGSGDTS, encoded by the exons ATGGCGGTTGGCGATTCCGTGGACGATGCTGTAGAACAGCTGATAAATACAGCTTCTGCCCTAGGAAATACGACCATTGACCTTAGTAAGAAAAGTTTAACACAAATTCCACATAAAGTGTTGGATTTACGCCAATTAGAG tttttgtacTTGGAGggaaatttaatttcttcgTTGCCCGAAGACTTGTTTGATTGCTTGCCTAATTTAAGATGGCTCGATCTGAGGAATAACCACATATCAGAAATTCCGCAAATTATTGGAACACACAG aaatttaagaaatctATTGCTTGAAGGTAACAATATAGAATCACTGCCATTGGAATTAG gtTTGCTAAAGAGCTTGTCAGGACTTAACCTGTCTGGAAATCCACTTGAGTATCCTCCCCAGTTCATAGTCGAAAGAGGGACACAG GAGATACTCAAGTTTCTGAGAGAGCAGTATTTGCTGCAGATGCATGCAAGAGAGGGTCCACTTTTAGAAG cacatgaTCCAGGGTCCTCATCAAGCGAGGAGTTGCTCATTGGTCCACAATGTGACAGTGAAGGCTTGT GGGAGAGGGATCGCGAGgaacaagttgaaaatgaacaGAGTGCACGAGCAGTAAGGTTTAAACTCCCTCCTATTTTCCAAGCGGCCTCACAGCGGTCGAAAAATCGGACGGTAGAGGACTCGGAAGGTTCTCTAAGAGGTCAAAAAGCGCGGACTTTTGAACACGAAAAATCACCGAGAAGTTTCGTTCATGTTGACGTGGAGCGAGAACGAAAATCAGCCACAAAAGCCACGTCGCATAGCTCCGGGACGAAGGAGggaataatttattcaaagcCACTACGTTATAACTATCAACAAGAGGAGGGCTTGGAAGACAGTAAGGATTTGAAATTGGACGAAGAGTTGCATGTTGTGGAAGCAACCAATGATGAGAAGAGAAAAGCCAAAGGAGAAAAAACTCGGCGAAAAAGACGGACTAAGTCTAAAAGTCCGCAAAAGAATTTGGGGACAGTGGAGAATTCGGGAAGCAATGACAGCACAGAAGCTGTTAGTAAACTTCATCAACTAGATATCAATAAAGCGAGCGCAAAAGAGTGCGTTACATTAAGTGAAGGAGACATGGTGGCTATAAGAGTACCGGAGAAGCTCTACATAAAAGGACAACCATGCCTGGGTAAAATAACAACCCTTGCCGATCAGCAAGGCTTGATCACGGTTCATTATTACACCGGAACTTATGAGGGTCGATGGAGGCCCATGTTGAGTCGTACCAGTCCTTACCTTAGGAAGGTGGCTACCGCTGACGTGCTTTGCAAGTTCACGCTAGGCTCAGATGGAAGGATGTCGCCTTTTACTCAGAGGAAGTTGAGGACCATTGTTGATGATGGAAGAAATGGAAGTGGCGATACCTCGTAA